The following are encoded together in the Mycolicibacterium arabiense genome:
- a CDS encoding BTAD domain-containing putative transcriptional regulator has protein sequence MSAIRITLFGPLTVHVDHRPVDLRGPQPRAVLARLALAGGEVVSTDRLIDDIWAGEPPPKALGGLQVHVSHLRRALEPRRERRAPARTLVSAPPGYALRLPVDAVDTWRFEALLRQAAAIGDPTARARLLREALNCSAAPVLPEFTDAAWAATESTRLADLRATVLEQYAAIGMDLGWHATLIPELERHLAADPLREEAVRLLAIALYRAGRQRDALAQLRAARARLADELGVDPGPALRALEADILAHADALLAPTMVTPRASVAPTAANPPATGARTRATALGRSAELARIDAAARTVAADGLRTVWIGADAGVGKTTLTEVAAQRLRASGWSVARGRCPEVDGAPPAWAWSEVFSSLGRSAPAIGSAFELAAAVGDRLRDVTADAPLLVVLDDLHRADGATLQLLRTLALDLADHPILVLGAHRSAESGPDLAATWAALAAVTVERIELGGLSRDGVLALIGEHAPGFEHDRDVVDTLTARTGGNPLFVTEFARLMSSEGRSAAATAVPAGVADVLRRRLTRLPGPARTVLQQAAVLGREADVDLLIRIAQRDEDEVLDGLEAAVLAGLLDEPDPTRVRFTHALVRDTLYDDTPRLRRARWHAAALRELRTAPDPDVAALAHHALAAATPATAADAAALAARAASQAMELNAPGEAMHLAESAVRTADLAAGAVSVGDTVRMLVELTRAAAQSGAAARARPARSRAVALAAESGDDDLLLAALTAYRAPISWTVRGFGTDDTDVEQPLRRALAEHPKADPVTRVWLLVALIFEIENEAAGGDLSEAFALADEAVAVARSTGDATATCAALNAAAYLSLGPDRADERDDLVGELLCVARENDLLGYEALAHWFLFLCASARTDLTAAIHQADLAVEKSTIGQLAALVQVVEIYQAVLCVLAGRYDDAATRYRQAAQRLAATGMASAAEIAVVFEVVLAFHRDEMASLTDAMTALHDVHPDAMNEVFVLALMAAGRVDEARSRWATRTPVRRNYYWLARMALYARAAVAVGDLKECAKAYAELAPWAGRVAGIDSGSVAFGIVDDALALLADALGRASDAERHRGDAETVRVRLAADLDRVGVTPRSPSPSGGTAA, from the coding sequence ATGAGCGCGATCCGGATCACCTTGTTCGGGCCTCTGACCGTGCACGTCGATCACCGCCCGGTCGATCTGAGGGGCCCGCAGCCACGTGCCGTCCTGGCCCGCCTCGCGCTGGCCGGTGGCGAGGTGGTCTCGACCGATCGACTCATCGACGACATCTGGGCAGGCGAGCCGCCACCGAAGGCGTTGGGCGGACTCCAAGTTCACGTGTCCCATCTCCGCCGGGCGCTGGAGCCGAGGCGTGAACGCCGGGCACCTGCGCGAACTCTGGTGAGTGCGCCGCCGGGGTATGCCCTGCGCCTGCCCGTCGACGCGGTCGACACCTGGCGGTTCGAGGCGCTGCTGCGTCAGGCCGCAGCCATCGGCGACCCGACGGCTCGTGCCCGCCTGCTGCGCGAGGCGCTGAACTGCTCCGCGGCGCCGGTGCTTCCCGAGTTCACCGACGCCGCTTGGGCGGCAACGGAGTCGACGCGCCTCGCCGACCTGCGAGCCACCGTTCTCGAGCAGTACGCCGCCATCGGCATGGACCTCGGCTGGCATGCCACGCTCATCCCCGAACTCGAACGGCACCTCGCCGCCGATCCGCTCCGCGAAGAGGCGGTCCGGCTACTCGCAATCGCCCTGTACCGCGCCGGCCGTCAACGTGACGCCCTGGCGCAGTTGCGCGCCGCGCGTGCTCGCCTGGCCGACGAGTTGGGGGTCGACCCCGGCCCAGCGCTCCGAGCGCTAGAGGCCGACATCCTGGCGCACGCCGATGCGCTGCTCGCGCCGACGATGGTGACGCCTCGCGCCTCGGTCGCGCCGACGGCGGCGAACCCGCCTGCGACGGGAGCCCGGACTCGCGCCACAGCGCTCGGGCGGTCTGCCGAGCTGGCCCGGATCGACGCCGCCGCCCGAACGGTGGCGGCCGACGGCCTGCGCACGGTCTGGATCGGCGCCGACGCCGGCGTGGGCAAGACGACGCTCACCGAGGTTGCGGCTCAACGTCTTCGGGCATCCGGCTGGTCGGTTGCCCGTGGCCGGTGTCCCGAGGTGGATGGGGCTCCCCCGGCCTGGGCATGGTCGGAAGTCTTCAGTTCCCTTGGCCGATCGGCGCCCGCGATCGGATCGGCGTTCGAGCTGGCAGCCGCCGTCGGTGACCGGTTGCGAGACGTGACCGCCGATGCCCCACTGCTCGTGGTCCTCGACGACCTGCACCGCGCCGACGGAGCGACACTGCAGCTGCTGCGCACGCTGGCCCTCGACCTCGCCGACCATCCGATACTCGTCCTCGGCGCCCACCGCAGCGCCGAGTCAGGACCCGACCTGGCGGCCACGTGGGCAGCGTTGGCGGCCGTCACCGTCGAGCGCATCGAACTCGGCGGTCTGAGCCGCGATGGAGTGCTCGCGCTCATCGGTGAACACGCGCCGGGCTTCGAGCACGATCGCGACGTCGTGGACACGCTGACCGCGCGCACCGGCGGCAATCCACTGTTCGTCACCGAGTTCGCCCGCCTAATGTCCTCGGAGGGTCGATCCGCTGCCGCCACCGCGGTACCGGCGGGGGTCGCAGACGTCCTGCGCCGCAGATTGACTCGGTTGCCGGGCCCGGCGCGCACGGTTCTGCAGCAGGCTGCCGTGCTCGGCCGGGAGGCCGACGTCGACCTGCTGATCCGCATCGCGCAGCGCGACGAGGACGAGGTGCTCGACGGGCTCGAGGCCGCCGTCCTCGCCGGCCTACTCGACGAGCCGGATCCCACTCGCGTCAGGTTCACGCACGCACTCGTCCGCGACACGCTCTACGACGACACCCCGCGGCTGCGCCGGGCCCGTTGGCACGCAGCGGCATTGCGAGAACTGCGCACTGCACCCGACCCCGACGTCGCGGCGCTGGCCCATCACGCACTCGCCGCGGCGACCCCCGCCACGGCGGCCGATGCCGCAGCCCTCGCCGCGCGGGCCGCCTCGCAGGCGATGGAACTCAATGCGCCCGGCGAAGCCATGCACCTGGCGGAGTCGGCGGTTCGGACGGCCGACCTCGCAGCGGGCGCCGTTTCCGTCGGGGACACGGTGCGGATGCTCGTCGAACTCACGCGTGCGGCAGCGCAGTCGGGCGCCGCGGCGCGGGCACGTCCCGCCCGTTCGCGCGCAGTGGCGCTGGCCGCGGAGTCCGGCGACGACGACCTCCTGCTCGCCGCCCTCACTGCCTACCGCGCCCCCATCTCGTGGACGGTGCGCGGTTTCGGCACCGACGACACCGACGTCGAACAGCCGCTTCGCCGCGCGCTGGCAGAGCATCCGAAGGCCGACCCGGTGACCCGGGTCTGGCTGCTGGTGGCCTTGATCTTCGAGATCGAGAACGAGGCAGCCGGCGGTGACCTGAGCGAGGCCTTCGCACTGGCCGACGAGGCAGTGGCGGTGGCGCGCAGCACCGGTGACGCCACCGCGACGTGCGCCGCGCTCAACGCTGCCGCCTACCTGTCCCTGGGCCCCGACCGCGCCGATGAACGCGATGACCTCGTCGGCGAACTGCTCTGCGTGGCGCGCGAGAACGACCTGCTCGGCTACGAGGCGCTGGCGCACTGGTTCCTCTTCCTGTGTGCGTCCGCGCGCACCGACCTGACCGCGGCCATCCACCAGGCGGACCTCGCCGTCGAGAAGTCCACGATCGGTCAGCTCGCCGCGCTCGTCCAGGTGGTCGAGATCTACCAGGCCGTGCTGTGCGTACTCGCCGGCCGCTACGACGACGCCGCCACGCGCTACCGCCAGGCCGCCCAACGGCTCGCCGCGACCGGGATGGCCAGCGCCGCCGAGATCGCGGTGGTGTTCGAGGTCGTCCTCGCCTTTCATCGTGACGAGATGGCGAGCCTGACCGATGCGATGACCGCACTGCACGACGTACACCCCGACGCGATGAACGAGGTGTTCGTGCTCGCGCTGATGGCCGCGGGCCGTGTGGACGAGGCCCGTTCGCGCTGGGCGACGCGAACGCCGGTGCGCCGCAACTACTATTGGCTTGCGCGGATGGCGCTGTATGCGCGCGCCGCCGTAGCGGTCGGCGACCTCAAGGAGTGTGCGAAGGCCTACGCCGAACTCGCCCCCTGGGCCGGCCGCGTGGCCGGCATCGACTCGGGGTCGGTCGCGTTCGGGATCGTCGACGACGCCCTGGCCCTGCTCGCCGATGCGCTCGGTCGAGCGAGTGACGCCGAACGCCACCGCGGCGACGCCGAGACGGTGCGGGTGCGCCTGGCGGCTGACCTCGACCGCGTCGGCGTCACCCCCAGATCGCCTTCTCCATCCGGCGGTACCGCGGCGTGA
- a CDS encoding hemerythrin domain-containing protein, whose protein sequence is MNTDPATTDPATAESADTPNVLGMQIAHRVMLRDLDRTIGVTMAMADGGVDITRRRVRAVVRYLESMVDSIHHHHRAEDDILWPVIELRAGAHVDLTALTEDHEALVPKLDGLAETVRKFGASPSRRSAAVVAGRLVDVRNTLAEHIAEEERDTLPVIRRYLSVSDWQDVETRIRRGANMSFELPRIAAAVSADELSALKRDAGPVIGVMLFLLTPRYRRMEKAIWG, encoded by the coding sequence ATGAACACCGATCCCGCCACCACCGATCCCGCCACCGCCGAGTCCGCCGACACCCCGAACGTCCTCGGCATGCAGATCGCGCACAGGGTGATGCTGCGCGACCTCGACCGAACCATCGGCGTCACCATGGCGATGGCCGACGGGGGCGTCGACATCACCCGTCGCCGTGTCCGAGCCGTGGTGCGCTACCTCGAGTCGATGGTCGACTCCATCCACCACCATCACCGTGCCGAGGACGACATCCTGTGGCCGGTCATCGAACTGCGAGCCGGTGCGCACGTCGACCTCACCGCGCTCACCGAAGACCACGAAGCGCTCGTCCCGAAACTCGACGGGCTCGCCGAGACGGTTCGGAAGTTCGGGGCCTCGCCATCGCGGCGCAGCGCAGCCGTCGTGGCCGGCCGTCTGGTCGACGTGCGGAACACGTTGGCCGAGCACATCGCCGAGGAAGAGCGCGACACCCTTCCGGTCATCCGGCGCTACCTGTCGGTCTCCGACTGGCAAGACGTCGAGACCCGAATTCGCAGGGGAGCCAACATGTCGTTCGAGCTGCCGCGAATCGCGGCGGCCGTGTCCGCCGACGAACTCAGCGCACTGAAGCGCGACGCCGGACCGGTGATCGGCGTCATGCTGTTCCTACTCACGCCGCGGTACCGCCGGATGGAGAAGGCGATCTGGGGGTGA
- a CDS encoding MFS transporter has protein sequence MASGVELGRIETDIPARMDRLPWSRFHWLVVIGLGTVWILDGLEVTIVGSMSDALKSSDTGLGLSSSQIGLAGAVYVAGACVGALFFGQLTDRFGRKKLFLITLGVYIFATVLTAFSMNPMWYFAARFLTGAGIGGEYAAINSAIDELIPAEYRGRIDVVINGSFWIGAAGGALLTIPLLDPTVIDAEWGWRVAFGLGAILGIGVLIVRRHVPESPRWLFIHGRQDEGEDIVRGIEDAIVDETGRPLPEATESITIRQRKTIGIGLIAKTVFTMYPRRTILCFALFVGQAFLYNAFYFTYGDTLSTFFGIEQTGYYIAIFAASNFIGALALSPLFDTVGRVRMIAGTYIVSGLLLAVVGLFLGSLTAVTLTLCGAIIFFFASAGASSAYLTVSEIFPMETRALCIAFFYAIGTAVGGITGPLLFGVLIENASGSGDITGIAPGYFLGGALMVIAGLVEVFLGVDAEGQSLESIARPLTAEDEAPAPA, from the coding sequence ATGGCTTCTGGAGTCGAACTCGGTCGGATCGAGACCGACATTCCCGCGCGCATGGACCGGTTGCCGTGGTCGAGGTTCCACTGGCTCGTCGTCATCGGTCTGGGCACCGTGTGGATCCTCGACGGACTGGAAGTCACGATCGTCGGCTCGATGTCCGACGCCCTCAAGTCCTCCGACACCGGGCTCGGTCTGAGCAGTTCCCAGATCGGGCTGGCCGGTGCGGTGTACGTCGCGGGTGCGTGCGTGGGCGCGCTGTTCTTCGGACAGCTGACCGACCGCTTCGGCCGCAAGAAGCTGTTCCTGATCACCCTCGGCGTGTACATCTTCGCGACGGTGCTGACTGCCTTCTCGATGAACCCGATGTGGTACTTCGCCGCGCGCTTCCTCACCGGTGCCGGCATCGGTGGTGAATATGCGGCGATCAACTCCGCCATCGACGAGTTGATCCCCGCCGAGTACCGCGGCCGCATCGACGTCGTGATCAACGGCTCGTTCTGGATCGGCGCGGCGGGCGGTGCGCTGCTGACGATTCCGCTGCTGGACCCGACGGTCATCGATGCCGAATGGGGCTGGCGGGTGGCATTCGGGCTCGGCGCGATCCTCGGCATCGGCGTGCTGATCGTGCGCCGTCACGTGCCGGAGAGTCCGCGATGGTTGTTCATCCACGGCCGGCAGGACGAGGGCGAGGACATCGTCCGGGGCATCGAGGACGCCATCGTCGACGAGACGGGCCGTCCACTGCCGGAGGCGACGGAGTCCATCACCATCCGCCAGCGCAAGACGATCGGCATCGGCCTCATCGCCAAGACGGTGTTCACGATGTATCCACGACGGACGATTCTGTGCTTCGCCCTGTTCGTCGGCCAGGCGTTCCTCTACAACGCCTTCTACTTCACCTACGGCGACACGTTGTCCACGTTCTTCGGCATCGAGCAAACCGGTTACTACATCGCGATCTTCGCGGCGAGCAACTTCATCGGCGCGCTGGCGCTCAGCCCGCTCTTCGACACCGTCGGCCGGGTGCGCATGATCGCGGGCACCTACATCGTGTCCGGTCTCCTGCTCGCCGTCGTCGGGCTCTTCCTCGGCTCGCTGACGGCGGTCACCCTCACGCTGTGCGGCGCAATCATCTTCTTCTTCGCCTCCGCAGGCGCCAGCTCGGCGTACCTGACCGTCAGCGAGATCTTTCCGATGGAGACGCGAGCGCTGTGCATCGCGTTCTTCTACGCCATCGGCACCGCCGTCGGCGGCATCACCGGACCGTTGCTGTTCGGCGTGCTCATCGAGAACGCATCCGGAAGCGGCGACATCACCGGCATCGCCCCGGGTTACTTCCTCGGCGGGGCGTTGATGGTCATCGCGGGCCTGGTCGAGGTGTTCCTCGGCGTGGATGCGGAGGGGCAGAGCCTCGAGTCGATCGCCCGTCCACTCACGGCCGAAGACGAGGCACCTGCGCCGGCGTAG
- a CDS encoding MMPL/RND family transporter codes for MTRATPTSGHPARPFIPRIIRTLAVPIILGWIAIIAVLNVVVPQLEEVGKMRSVSMTPESAPSMIAMKRVGQVFGEFDSNSSAMVVLEGQEPLGDSAHQYYDQIVAKLVADDRHVEHVQDMWSDPLTASGSQSSDGKSAYVQIYLRGNQGETLANESVEAVQDIVAGVPAPPGITAYVTGAGALAADQTTAGDQSMRLIEAVTFTVIIVMLLLVYRSIVTVLITLAMVVLSLTATRGVVAFLGFHDVIGLSTFATNLLVTLAIAAATDYAIFLIGRYQEARGMGEDREQAYYTMFHGTAHVVLGSGLTIAGATFCLHFTNLPYFNTMGIPLAIGMVTCVLTALTIGPAVVAVASRFGKTLEPKRALRTRGWRKVGAAVTRWPGPILVATVALALIGLLVLPGYRTNYNDRNYLPADMPANAGYAAAERHFSPARMNPELLLVETDRDLRNSADFLVIDKIAKAVVKVQGVGQVQAITRPEGKPLEHSTIPFQISMQSTTQTLNEKYNADRSADMLKQAADMDKTIGTLEKMSALTAQMADVTHEMVAKTKDMTVDIAELRDNIANFDDFFRPIRNYFYWEPHCYDIPVCWSIRSVFDTLDGINTMSDDIQLLVPELEKLDALMPQLVALMPEQISTMKSMKTMMLTQYATQKGMQDQQAEGSENATAMGEAFDAARNDDSFYLPPEIFDNADFKRGMKNFISPDGKSVRFIVSHEGDPLTPEGIARIDAIKLAAKEAIKGTPFEGSKVYLAGSAATFKDMSDGANYDLVIAGIAALALIFIIMLIITRAVVASAVIVATVAISLGASLGMSVLIWQHLIGIELHWMVLPMSLIILLAVGADYNLLLVARFKEEIHAGLHTGMIRSMGGTGSVVTSAGLVFAFTMMSMAVSSLTVIGQVGTTIGLGLLFDTLVVRSLMMPSIAALLGRWFWWPKIVRSRPRPSPWPAPPRNDAEPAVP; via the coding sequence ATGACACGCGCCACCCCGACGTCCGGCCACCCGGCGCGGCCGTTCATCCCACGGATCATTCGGACACTGGCCGTCCCGATCATCCTGGGTTGGATCGCGATCATCGCGGTCCTCAACGTCGTGGTGCCCCAACTCGAAGAGGTCGGCAAGATGCGGTCGGTGTCGATGACACCGGAGTCGGCACCCTCGATGATCGCGATGAAGCGGGTCGGGCAGGTCTTCGGGGAGTTCGATTCGAACAGCTCGGCCATGGTCGTGCTGGAAGGCCAAGAGCCGCTGGGCGACTCGGCACACCAGTACTACGACCAGATCGTCGCCAAGCTCGTGGCCGACGACCGGCACGTCGAGCACGTGCAGGACATGTGGAGCGATCCCCTCACGGCATCGGGATCGCAGAGTTCCGACGGCAAGTCCGCCTACGTACAGATCTACCTGCGCGGCAATCAGGGCGAGACGCTGGCCAACGAATCGGTCGAGGCGGTACAAGACATCGTCGCCGGTGTTCCCGCGCCACCTGGCATCACGGCCTACGTCACCGGGGCGGGCGCGCTGGCCGCCGATCAGACCACCGCGGGCGACCAGAGCATGCGCCTCATCGAGGCCGTCACGTTCACGGTCATCATCGTGATGCTGCTACTGGTCTACCGGTCGATCGTCACCGTGCTGATCACGCTCGCCATGGTGGTGCTCTCGCTGACCGCAACCCGAGGCGTGGTCGCCTTCCTCGGATTCCACGACGTCATCGGCCTGTCCACGTTCGCGACCAACCTGCTCGTAACGCTGGCAATCGCGGCCGCGACCGACTACGCCATCTTCCTGATCGGGCGATATCAGGAGGCCCGAGGGATGGGCGAAGACCGGGAACAGGCCTACTACACCATGTTTCACGGCACCGCCCACGTGGTGCTCGGGTCGGGTCTGACCATTGCCGGCGCGACGTTCTGCCTGCACTTCACGAACCTGCCGTACTTCAACACCATGGGCATCCCGCTGGCCATCGGCATGGTGACCTGCGTGCTGACCGCGCTCACCATCGGCCCGGCAGTCGTCGCCGTGGCCAGCCGATTCGGCAAGACTCTCGAACCGAAGCGCGCCCTGCGCACCCGCGGGTGGCGCAAGGTCGGCGCAGCGGTCACGCGGTGGCCCGGCCCGATCCTCGTCGCCACCGTCGCGCTCGCCCTCATCGGCCTGCTGGTGCTGCCGGGGTACCGGACCAACTACAACGACCGCAACTACCTGCCCGCGGACATGCCGGCCAACGCGGGCTACGCGGCCGCCGAACGGCATTTCTCCCCCGCCCGCATGAATCCCGAACTGCTGCTGGTCGAAACGGACCGGGACCTGCGCAACTCCGCCGACTTCCTGGTGATCGACAAGATCGCCAAGGCCGTGGTGAAGGTGCAGGGCGTCGGCCAGGTGCAGGCGATCACCCGCCCCGAGGGCAAGCCACTCGAGCACTCCACGATTCCGTTTCAAATCAGCATGCAGAGCACGACGCAGACGCTCAACGAGAAGTACAACGCCGACCGCTCGGCCGACATGCTCAAACAGGCCGCCGACATGGACAAGACGATCGGCACGCTCGAGAAGATGTCGGCCCTGACCGCCCAAATGGCCGACGTCACACACGAAATGGTCGCCAAGACCAAGGACATGACCGTCGACATCGCCGAACTGCGCGACAACATCGCCAACTTCGACGACTTCTTCCGGCCCATCCGCAACTACTTCTACTGGGAACCGCACTGCTACGACATCCCGGTCTGCTGGTCGATCCGCTCGGTCTTCGACACCCTCGACGGCATCAATACGATGAGCGACGACATCCAGTTGCTGGTACCGGAACTGGAGAAACTGGACGCGCTGATGCCGCAACTGGTGGCCCTGATGCCGGAGCAGATCTCGACTATGAAGTCGATGAAGACCATGATGCTCACGCAGTACGCCACCCAGAAGGGCATGCAGGATCAGCAGGCCGAGGGGTCGGAGAACGCCACCGCGATGGGCGAGGCGTTCGACGCCGCGCGCAATGACGACTCGTTCTATCTACCGCCGGAGATCTTCGACAACGCCGACTTCAAGCGCGGCATGAAGAACTTCATCTCGCCTGACGGAAAGTCCGTGCGCTTCATCGTGTCCCACGAGGGCGACCCGCTGACGCCCGAGGGCATCGCCCGCATCGACGCGATCAAGCTGGCCGCCAAGGAGGCGATCAAGGGCACGCCGTTCGAAGGATCGAAGGTCTACCTGGCCGGTAGCGCGGCGACGTTCAAGGACATGTCCGACGGCGCGAACTACGACCTCGTCATCGCGGGGATCGCCGCCCTGGCGCTGATCTTCATCATCATGCTGATCATCACCCGTGCGGTCGTGGCGTCTGCGGTCATCGTGGCCACCGTCGCGATCTCGCTAGGGGCGTCGCTCGGAATGTCGGTGCTCATCTGGCAGCACCTGATCGGCATCGAGCTGCACTGGATGGTTCTGCCGATGTCGCTCATCATCCTGTTGGCGGTCGGCGCCGACTACAACCTGCTGCTGGTGGCACGGTTCAAGGAGGAGATCCACGCCGGTCTGCACACCGGCATGATCCGGTCCATGGGTGGCACCGGCTCGGTCGTCACGTCGGCAGGCCTGGTGTTCGCGTTCACGATGATGTCGATGGCCGTCAGCTCGCTCACGGTCATCGGGCAGGTCGGCACCACCATCGGACTCGGACTGCTCTTCGACACCCTGGTGGTCCGGTCCCTGATGATGCCGTCCATCGCGGCACTGCTCGGGCGCTGGTTCTGGTGGCCGAAGATCGTCCGCTCCAGACCACGACCCTCCCCGTGGCCCGCGCCGCCCCGCAACGATGCGGAGCCTGCAGTCCCCTGA
- a CDS encoding putative bifunctional diguanylate cyclase/phosphodiesterase codes for MPRSRFTLVCGVLGVCFAVFAAWLIGGWGGPDTVLAVSDLGSLLAGGFAAGCAALTTRASRGRQRRAWGALTIALAGWFFGDAVWAYTELVQGVGTAPFPSLSDAGYLVFPVAACLALLLLPIGTLGQSQTRPLLDGVIIAGSLFVIMWTTGLDEVFRLGREDWFAFAVSVAYPITDIVLLSVALLMLTRARSGQRGLVVVFTLAMAVMAVSDSLFVLLNANGSYTSGALVDAGWVAGLLLLAVAAMMGLRSADIDFGPARPGSQTALWLPYVPLPLAVALGANDDGSPTLMIAGLVVVSAVVARQLIIAEENRRLLVTVADQALRDPLTGLANRALFRDRLDHAVALRIRDGRHLAVLTIDLDDFKLVNDSLGHPAGDALLKSVAVRIVGCVGEGDTVARVGGDEFAVLLEDCSEPPIVLAHRIFDAFDQPFSVEGQEVFMRPSVGLSTGQSPDEPATSAEALLKQADLAMYAAKRSEHGGVAAFTADMHRIDLREVDPPRDRDVTPRRSGSAGLQLFAQLRRAIDHAELSLVYQPKFAVPSGRMAGVEALVRWDHPERGLMLPDEFLPLARQNGLMGALTEAVVERAVRDAIAWRAEGTDVPFAINLFPPTLGDLELPNRIVRIVTDGGLSTDCLTVEITEDFLLGNVKRAGRVLEMLRDWQIRISIDDFGSGYSALSYLRELPIDELKLDRHFIAPMLTDERAEAIVRAIIDLTHRLGMTCVAEGVENAATAMMLADHGCDVIQGHYCSPPVNASEVLSVASPW; via the coding sequence ATGCCGCGGTCGAGGTTCACCCTCGTATGCGGTGTGCTCGGCGTCTGCTTCGCCGTCTTCGCCGCCTGGCTCATCGGCGGATGGGGCGGCCCGGACACGGTGCTCGCAGTCAGCGACCTCGGCTCCCTGCTCGCGGGCGGCTTCGCGGCGGGGTGCGCGGCGCTCACGACACGGGCGAGCCGTGGTCGGCAGCGGCGGGCATGGGGCGCGCTGACCATCGCGCTGGCCGGCTGGTTCTTCGGCGACGCCGTGTGGGCGTACACCGAGTTGGTGCAGGGCGTTGGCACCGCCCCGTTCCCATCGCTGTCGGATGCCGGCTATCTGGTGTTCCCCGTCGCCGCCTGCCTTGCGCTGCTCCTGCTGCCCATCGGCACCCTCGGACAGTCTCAGACGCGTCCGCTTCTCGACGGGGTCATCATCGCCGGGTCGCTGTTCGTCATCATGTGGACCACCGGGCTCGACGAGGTGTTCCGGCTGGGCAGGGAGGATTGGTTCGCGTTCGCAGTCTCGGTCGCATATCCGATCACCGACATCGTGCTGCTGAGCGTGGCGTTGCTGATGCTCACCCGGGCACGCTCGGGGCAGCGCGGTCTGGTCGTCGTGTTCACGCTCGCGATGGCGGTCATGGCGGTGTCCGACAGCCTGTTCGTCCTGCTCAATGCCAACGGTTCCTACACCAGCGGTGCCCTGGTCGACGCAGGCTGGGTAGCGGGCCTGCTGTTGCTCGCCGTTGCGGCGATGATGGGGTTGCGTTCGGCCGACATCGACTTCGGGCCCGCCCGGCCTGGGTCCCAGACGGCGCTGTGGCTGCCGTACGTTCCGTTGCCGCTGGCGGTCGCGTTGGGCGCCAATGACGACGGATCGCCGACACTGATGATCGCCGGACTGGTAGTCGTATCCGCCGTGGTGGCCCGTCAACTCATCATCGCCGAGGAGAACCGGCGCCTTCTGGTGACCGTGGCGGATCAGGCGTTGCGCGATCCCCTGACCGGGCTGGCCAATCGCGCCCTCTTCCGAGATCGCCTCGATCATGCGGTGGCGCTACGGATCCGGGACGGTCGCCACCTCGCCGTGCTGACCATCGATCTCGACGACTTCAAGCTCGTCAACGATTCGCTGGGCCACCCGGCCGGCGATGCGCTGCTGAAGTCCGTGGCCGTCCGAATCGTCGGTTGCGTCGGTGAGGGCGACACCGTCGCGCGGGTGGGCGGCGACGAGTTCGCCGTTCTGCTCGAGGACTGTTCCGAGCCACCGATCGTCCTGGCGCACCGGATCTTCGATGCCTTCGACCAACCCTTCTCCGTCGAGGGGCAAGAGGTGTTCATGCGGCCCAGCGTCGGCCTGTCGACCGGTCAGAGCCCTGACGAACCCGCCACGTCCGCCGAGGCACTGCTCAAGCAGGCCGATCTGGCGATGTACGCAGCCAAACGCAGCGAACACGGTGGCGTCGCCGCGTTCACCGCGGACATGCACCGCATCGATCTTCGCGAGGTGGATCCGCCGCGCGACCGCGACGTGACGCCACGCCGTAGTGGGTCGGCCGGCCTGCAGTTGTTCGCCCAACTCCGACGCGCGATCGATCACGCCGAGCTGAGCCTGGTCTACCAACCCAAGTTCGCCGTCCCCTCGGGCCGCATGGCGGGCGTGGAGGCACTGGTGCGGTGGGACCACCCTGAGCGCGGGCTCATGCTGCCCGACGAATTCCTGCCGCTGGCCCGGCAGAACGGTCTGATGGGAGCGTTGACCGAGGCGGTGGTCGAGCGCGCCGTGCGCGATGCCATCGCATGGCGCGCCGAGGGCACCGACGTCCCGTTCGCCATCAACCTCTTCCCGCCGACGCTCGGTGACCTGGAGTTGCCGAATCGCATCGTCCGGATCGTCACCGACGGGGGGCTGTCGACGGACTGCCTGACCGTCGAGATCACCGAGGACTTCCTGCTCGGCAACGTCAAACGGGCCGGCAGGGTCCTCGAGATGCTGCGGGACTGGCAGATCCGCATCTCCATCGACGACTTCGGCAGCGGCTATTCGGCTTTGAGCTATCTGCGTGAGCTTCCCATCGACGAACTGAAGCTCGACCGCCACTTCATCGCCCCAATGCTCACCGACGAACGCGCCGAGGCAATCGTGCGCGCGATCATCGATCTCACCCACCGCCTCGGAATGACCTGTGTGGCAGAAGGAGTGGAGAACGCGGCCACGGCGATGATGCTCGCGGACCACGGCTGCGACGTCATCCAGGGCCACTACTGCAGTCCGCCGGTGAACGCGAGCGAGGTGCTGAGCGTCGCCTCACCGTGGTGA